ACTCATAGACACCCTCCTGGCTCTGGAAtctaaaggtgtgcacaccatgCCAGCCCTGACTGTTTATTTTTGCAGTCATGCCTGCCACATTGGTCTCAGAGATTTCAGAGTGGTTGCATTGTCTCAGTTCCTTTGTCAAGCCTGGGAacttttactatgtagcccaggttggcctcaaactcatgggtgatcctcctgcctctgcttctgtagTGCAAGCAGGGCACTGACCACACCCAGCCCCAAGTCTGGGAATTTGTTCCATCCTACCACAtcctttacagatgaagaaactaaagTTCAGAGAAGATGAGTCATCTTCTCAAAGCTGCACAGCTCCAGTGTGGACTGTGAACCGAGGGCTCCCCAAAAGATTATGGGGGCTCCTTCATGCACCCCCAAGCACCCCACCCGCAACCCCGCTTTTCCTCTCAGTTCTGCTCCTGGCAGCCTGCCAGCCCTCCCCAGGGTACTGCCTTGTTCCTCCTGTCTACCGTCCACCATCCTTCTTCCAGAGAAAGGGCCAACCGGAAGGCCGTTCACGTTAGGAAGTTCCAGCCACGTGAGCAAGCAAGAGCCAAGGATTCTGGGCAGCCGGTGGCTTTAGGagaaactgaaactgggtgtGTGGGGGCGGAGTGGTCACTGGGAATTTAAAGAGCCACCACTTCCTTGGGCCTCCAGAGGGCACTGGGAGGGCAAGGCTGCTGAGGGACACCCAGGACCGGATTGAACCTCTGCTCCCCTGCCTAAGCCATGCAACTCTGTGGGAGCGGTGCGCTGCTGCCTGGGCCAGTGAGTACAGGGGACCAGGAAAGAAACACACGGAGAGAAAGCGGCCACGGGTCCCTGGGCTCAGACGAGGAAGGATGCAGTGAGGAGCTCCGGTCCCAGCTCCACACCACGGTCTGTGTGACACCATGGTCTGTGTGacctgggactgggctccacactcccatctctgggttcagttcctccTGGGGATCGGAATGAGGCCTTCCCAGCTCTCACACTGCAGACCAGCCTCCAGCTTTCAACTTGGACTCTGCAGACCTGATTACTCTTGTTCCATTTGCTCTCACCTTGCTGCTGCGTTTTCCagaccctccccttctctcctcagtTCCTCAGATCgaagcttccttctttcctcactgactctctccccagcctctagTCTTCTGGTCCTCTGGGCTCTGAAGTTTGCCCTGAGGAGAATATAGCCACTGGCAGCCACAAAGCAAGGAGTGTGCAGAGTCCTCGGCAGGGTGGCTGGGGTCCTGCCTGGGATAGAGTGACAGAGGCACAGGTTCCATTTAAGTCCCGTGGTCCCCAGGGTTGGACGGCTCAGAGCTCTCAGCCACAGTCCCCGCCTCTGTCAGGCAGactctccattcattcattctcggCAGCCGCTCCATTTCAGCGTGAGCATGGCGTTTTGCCACCTTTTCTAAGCTAGGCAAATACTCCCCACTAAGCTGTATTCCTACcttctttattgtttgtttgagaaaaagTCTCATGTATTTCatcctagccttgaactcactatgtagccaagccTGGCCTTGACCTAATCCTTCTGTCGGAATTATAAACagacaccaccacatctggccattttgcctgttttgctttgctttttgttttgttttcttcgagacagggtttctctgtgtaacagccctggctgtcctagaactagctttgtagaccaggctggccttgaactcacagagatctgcctggctctgcctcccgagtgctgggattaaaggcatgtgccaccaccgcccggctggtttgtttttttcttcccactTCTGTGCCCTCCTAGATTAGTGCCTGGTACACAGTAagtgcttaataaatgtttgctgaaaGGGTGAGGGGACGGCGTAGTCGGTGAAGTACTTGCCTTGGGAgtctgaagacctgggtttggtccctagcATCTGTTTAAAAAGTCTGCTGTGGTGTCAGGCACTGGGGGAGGAAAGACGCAGGTCTCTGTGTgatgaccaggcagtggtgagaccaggccagtgagagactgcctCACAAAATAagacgggggctggagagaggctcattGCTTagggagcacttactgctcttagagaggacctgagtttggttcccagaatctacatggggcagctcacaaccaaaccacctgtgactccagctccaggggattcaacaccttcttctggcctccaagggtacctacactcacatacacatccatgtcaccacatacatatgcacatgacttttaaaatgaaaataaggtggagggctTCTGAGCATGAATGATACCTAAAGTTGACTTTCTGGCTTCTATACACTTgtgtgtctatacacacacacacacacacacacacacacacacacacacacactcattaaaaaattaatgttctttttttgtggTACATAAATGTTCTTTGAATAAGTGAATACCAGTACTTTGGGACTGAGGTGGGCACGAGCACATGGAACCATATCAGGCCCTGACGCTGTCTTTGTGGAGCTCTTGGCCAGGAAGATCAATCCTTGGATTATAGAAATGGCAGCTCACTGGTGTGTCTGCTCCCAACTTCTCTCCTCCACTCTCTGTGGACATTTGGGGCAGCACCATGTGCCTCTGTTGTACTCAGAAGAGTCAATgctggcttttgagaatgtgTGTTTGAGGTTGCTATgttctgggtttgaatcccagcctTCTAACTTATGTAAGCTGTGAGCTGGACACTGGATAAGGTTGGGTTTACAGTAAGGACTGAAGTGTCTTGGGGGTAAGGGGGCTGTAGGCACCATGGGAGGAAACATTTTGGGAGAATAGGGGTTCTCAAGGACTAGACTTGAGAAAGACAGCTGATCAGGGTAGAGGGGCCAAGCCACTGCCAGGACCCCAGAACTCTCTGCCTCATGCCTCATAGGACCCTGAGGAGTGTCAGAAGCAgctgaagaagaagcagaagaaccGGCTGGCTGCGCAGCGCAGCCGACAGAAGCACACCGACAAGGCAGATGCCCTGCACCAGGTAGGGATGCCCTCTGTTGGTTCCTGTAGAGAAAAGagctctcttcttttttaaagtttaccttatttgttgttattgtttctgttttgttttgttttgttttttttgagacagggtttctctgtgtagccctggctgtcctagaactcactctgtagaccaagctggcctcaaactcagagatccacctcctctgcctcccgagtgttgggattaaaggggtatgtCACCACTACCCCGctaaaagtttgttttattttgtatgtatgggtatgaatattttgcctgcatatatgtctgtgcacaacaTGTGTGTCATGTTCTGGAGGACGGAAGAGGAcagcagatcccctgggactagagttgcagatggttgtgagcccccatgtaggtgctgagaatggagcctgtccctctggaagagcagccagtgctcttaaccaatgagccatctctctagacccagaAGAGTTTCTTCTGCAACGTCCAGAGCATGAGCCAGCATCTGCCCAGCATCTAGTGAGAACCTCTTGGGGAGTCACGGGAAAGTGAAGACATGACATGGTGAAGAAGGAGTATGCCAGAAACATAACCATTAACCCATGAGTGGATCAGTCCATCCCTCACCACGGCCATCATTCCATGCTTTATCCACACCGTTGCCTTGAATCCAATAACATGTGAATAgtttattaaatctacttttagaTAAAAAACtactaatcttaaatatttttcactgctatggatttttgtatattgatacaaatatgaagttatttttgttatactgaatatatatttctactctttttttaattatttatttttgttttatgtgcattcttgttttgcctgcatgtgtgtctgtgtgagggagatggatcccctggaactggagttacagacagttgtgagctgccacgtgggtgctgggaattgaacccaagtcctctggaagaccagccagtgctcctaactgctgagctatctctccagccctgtttctactcttgtttaagatatttttatatattgacacaaatttaaggttatttttgttagaacctACTGTACCTAcctttctactcttgtttaaggtattgcacctatgcagcttatttaacaatgtaatataaatttatagtccttgaaagttactaTTACAAACTATTGaggataataaggaaatgcacgttagtagttagtcacctattacaatcaaactggtagtcatgttagatatgttttcaaggtcaaacagagatatcttttagatagacaggtggtcttcaaacacttcagagagctacagaatatggcatttaaaatgttttaataacatagttttttttaaggtttatttatttattatgtatacagtgttctgtttgtatgtatgtctgcacaccaaaagagggcaccagatctcattacggatggttgtgagccaccatgtggttgctgggaattgaactcgggacctctggaagagcagtcagtgctcttaatctctgagccatctctccagccccataaggttttttttttttttatgacaatgagacatatctggcagcaccaatctacttcaaagaagatgatgggcatcaaagaaactccatatggagtttattttctttttcttaaagatttatttatttattatgtatacagcatgtatgactgcagaccagaagagggcaccagatctcattatggatggttgtgagccaccatgtggtttctgggaattcaactcaggacctctggaagagcagtcagtgctcttaacctctgagtcatctctccagctccggagtttactttctttgtggcagaaattagccactgggcaggaaactgtccttgccttgagtgctgacagtatgctgtccaaatggacaagcaggacacaaaagaaagtgactgccaaactttgccaagataaggaggacagtccttcaaaattcctgctccCCAGAAAATTCTGTCAGATCTTCGATGCCTGCAGGCTAAAGATGAATGTCCCAGTGTtatagaggaaccttgggtgactggcCAGGCAGTTATGCTAGGTCTGAGCACCACTTGCACAACGGGTTCTGCAGATGGAAAGGACACTGCTTTTTCCTTTACAGAAATTTCAAgtgcattttatttatgtgtgcaggGGCACATCCACACCACGGTGCAAGTGTGGGGGTCAAAGACAACTTccaggggtcagttctcttcttccactgtgtgggtcttagagattgaactcaggtcctcggacCTGGCAGCATCTGCTCTTACCTGCGGAGCCCTCTCTACGGCCCcagaatggatatttctactgGGAGATGCCGTAGTAGGTAATTGCTGTGCGAGCATGAGGGTTTGAGTTCAAACCTAACCATCTTAGATGCTGGGCATGGCCACCTGTGCCTGAACTGCAGCATTAGAGGCACGAACAGGCACATCCCAGGAGCCTGCTGACCAAAATGTCCCGCTCCAGGTTTAGGCAGGAGATCCAGACTTAAGGATATAGAAGGCAGAGAACAATAGAAGATCCCCAATGTCTTCCTGGCACCTCATTTGCTTACAGTGCCCCCTCCCCAACCAATCAGAGATACAGTTCAAATCCATCAAACCAGACCCAGTCACTGAATGGGCCAATGAAGTGACGGAAGTGGGGGACAGATCCTGGGTAAGAAGTGGTGCTCCTCAGAGGACCCGTAGTGGGCAGAGAGCAAGACCCCAGCTCAGGGTCCCGGTCCTGACATCTCTCCCTGCCACTTGCTTCTCTCTCAGCAGCACGAGTCCTTGGAGAAACACAACCACGCCCTTCGGAAGGAGATCCAGGCCTTGCAGGCTGAGCTGGCACGGTGGGGCCGGACACTGCATCTGCATGAACGCCTGTGCCGAGTGGACGGTGGCTCCTGCCCCGCTCCGCTGCCCTCTGGATGCCCAGCCCAGGCCGAGCAACTCCCCGGACAACCTGCCTCCCATGGATACCGTGGCTGCCAGGAAGAGCCGGGCCTGTTCCAGACTCCTGGCTCCTCTCCCCCAGCCCAGCAACTCTCTCCAAGTCCGTGCTTCCATGAGTCCCCTGGCCTCCGCCCTTCCCCACTGCCCTCGCTGTCCTTTGACCCTCTCATGATGAGGGCCCCTCTAGCCCAGCTGTGCCCCAGCCCTGTACTGTCCGCATCACCCCCTGGCTCCAGCCTGCTGGGGTCTTTCTCTAAGTCTGATGCCCTCATGCCCAGCCCCCCAGGCCAGCTGGgctctcctcagcccctcaggCTGGAGCATCCCACCAGCAGGAAGCTGGCATCCTCCTCCAGCGCTCCAGCTGCTCTGGGACCAGAGTGTCCGCAGAACACAGAGCGCTTGCCTGCACTGTCTGGCTCCTCGGCAGACTGGCAGAAGCTGTCTGCGGACCCTAGTCCACACCCCCTCGTGACCTTCCCGCTGCTCTCTTCTGCAAAAGTCCTCTTCTAGCCTGTCCCTAGAGCTGGGCTGCCTTCCCTGAGTTCCTGAAGCAGCCTCAGCACGCAGGCAGCGCCTCCATTTCTGCTTGAGTCACCGAGTGCGTGCATACTGCTGTGGACCAAGCAAAGCCGTCCTCTCCCTCAGCGGAGGCTACTGGAAAAGATGATGGGGGCGGGGCAGACGCAAGAACCTTGAACCTGGCTGCAATActgcctgtgtctttcttggtggCTCTTCCAGCCCTGGACAGTACCAGGTCCCGTTACCCTCGGGCTCCCCTAAAGAGGCTCCTTCATGGCTCTTGGGACTGGGGCCATGACAGCTAAGAGAGTAGGGGAGCTCTGCAGGGTTATCAGCTCCCAAAGGGCGGTCATTCCCACCCAGCACCCCAAAGTGCCTCGAGCTCTTCGCGAGGGTTTCACACACGGAACTGAGTGAGACGGTGTGTCAGAAGTGGACTCACTCCAGGATCGGAACACACCTCTCAGCACTTGTGatgctaaaaataaaagtatttcccAGGCCCCTTTGTTTTTCTGGGTTGTTGAAAATTGGTTACACTCTgttgattatatatattatataaacatatgcggtggaataatctttctgtacatatgtcactatgattggtttaataaacaaaattggctggccaatagctgaatGGGATAAATTttggtgggaaagccaaactgagaatgatgggatgaggaagggtagagtcagaggGGCACCAGCCAGTCGGAGAAtgaatgagtcagacacacaaaatgggatagaggtaaaagccgtgagcctcagggcagcacatacatagaaataggttaagttgtaagagctagttagtaacaag
The nucleotide sequence above comes from Peromyscus maniculatus bairdii isolate BWxNUB_F1_BW_parent chromosome 1, HU_Pman_BW_mat_3.1, whole genome shotgun sequence. Encoded proteins:
- the Batf2 gene encoding basic leucine zipper transcriptional factor ATF-like 2 isoform X3, producing MQLCGSGALLPGPDPEECQKQLKKKQKNRLAAQRSRQKHTDKADALHQQHESLEKHNHALRKEIQALQAELARWGRTLHLHERLCRVDGGSCPAPLPSGCPAQAEQLPGQPASHGYRGCQEEPGLFQTPGSSPPAQQLSPSPCFHESPGLRPSPLPSLSFDPLMMRAPLAQLCPSPVLSASPPGSSLLGSFSKSDALMPSPPGQLGSPQPLRLEHPTSRKLASSSSAPAALGPECPQNTERLPALSGSSADWQKLSADPSPHPLVTFPLLSSAKVLF
- the Batf2 gene encoding basic leucine zipper transcriptional factor ATF-like 2 isoform X1, whose amino-acid sequence is MVSHTCSPTTRRRRPDCYNAIPEGMPGLYKTLSQKKEEGGGGGGGGGRGRGGEGSGGGGSSHQDPEECQKQLKKKQKNRLAAQRSRQKHTDKADALHQQHESLEKHNHALRKEIQALQAELARWGRTLHLHERLCRVDGGSCPAPLPSGCPAQAEQLPGQPASHGYRGCQEEPGLFQTPGSSPPAQQLSPSPCFHESPGLRPSPLPSLSFDPLMMRAPLAQLCPSPVLSASPPGSSLLGSFSKSDALMPSPPGQLGSPQPLRLEHPTSRKLASSSSAPAALGPECPQNTERLPALSGSSADWQKLSADPSPHPLVTFPLLSSAKVLF
- the Batf2 gene encoding basic leucine zipper transcriptional factor ATF-like 2 isoform X2, with the protein product MVSHTCSPTTRRRRPDCYNAIPEGMPGLYKTLSQKKEEGGGGGGGGGRGRGGEGSGGGGSSHQDPEECQKQLKKKQKNRLAAQRSRQKHTDKADALHQHESLEKHNHALRKEIQALQAELARWGRTLHLHERLCRVDGGSCPAPLPSGCPAQAEQLPGQPASHGYRGCQEEPGLFQTPGSSPPAQQLSPSPCFHESPGLRPSPLPSLSFDPLMMRAPLAQLCPSPVLSASPPGSSLLGSFSKSDALMPSPPGQLGSPQPLRLEHPTSRKLASSSSAPAALGPECPQNTERLPALSGSSADWQKLSADPSPHPLVTFPLLSSAKVLF
- the Batf2 gene encoding basic leucine zipper transcriptional factor ATF-like 2 isoform X4 — protein: MQLCGSGALLPGPDPEECQKQLKKKQKNRLAAQRSRQKHTDKADALHQHESLEKHNHALRKEIQALQAELARWGRTLHLHERLCRVDGGSCPAPLPSGCPAQAEQLPGQPASHGYRGCQEEPGLFQTPGSSPPAQQLSPSPCFHESPGLRPSPLPSLSFDPLMMRAPLAQLCPSPVLSASPPGSSLLGSFSKSDALMPSPPGQLGSPQPLRLEHPTSRKLASSSSAPAALGPECPQNTERLPALSGSSADWQKLSADPSPHPLVTFPLLSSAKVLF